The genomic region TGACGCCGATGAGGACGGCGGCGTGGCCGTTGGTGTGGTCCCAGAGGATGGCGGTGTTGTCGTGGGACAGCAGTTGGGCCAGTCGCGGTGTGCGGCGGGTGCAGGCTCGGCGGTGTTTGATCCAGCCGACCAGGGTCCGGTCCCGGTAGGTGATGGTGAGCAGGGCCAGCAGCAGGATGGCGGTGACGATGGTGATGTACCGGGTGTCGGTGAGGTGAGCGATCCGGGTTAGGACGAACTGCACGGCCGACACTGTGGCCACGATTCCCAGGGTTTGGGCGACGGTGGGCGGTTGGAGACCGACATGCATTGCTGTTACTTCGCTTTCTTGCGTCGGGCGAGGCCGATGATGGTGGCAGCGGACAAGATCACGATGGCTGTGGCGATTGCGCCGGCGGTGATGTTGCGGGCCATGGTGTCCGGTGGTGGTGGCGGCGCGTACTTTTCGGCGACCTTGGAGGGTATGCCGGCAGCCACGATCGGGCCGGGTTCGAGTTTGTTGGTCAGGGCGGCGACCGGGTCGACGATGCCGGCCCCCAGGATGTTGGTGATGCTGTTCGCGGGGCTGTGGGCGGTGCGTTTGATGCGAGCGATCACCTGGTTGGCGGTGAGTTCGGGGTGCAGTTCCCGGATGAGGGCTGCCAGGCCGGAAACGTAGGCCGCCGCATAGCTGGTGCCGTTGAGGGGTATGGGGTTGCCGTCTTTGACAAGGGCGTTGACGAGGGCTCCGGGTTGGGGTTCGGACGGGTCCAGGGATGCGATCTCGACGGCAGGTGCGCCGACCCCGACCCAGGGGCCGGGCATGGAGTTGGCGTAGGGATCGCCAGTGAGGGTGGTTCCGCCTACGGAGAGTACGAACGCGTCGAAATAGGCTGGGAGCGCGACTGATTGGGCTGCGGTCCAGTTGCGTGGATCGCCTGGGTTATTGGGGTCGTATTCCGGGTTGGCTTTGCAGGTTTCGCCGCCGGTGTTGCCGGCGGCGGCGACGATGACGACGTTCTTGACCACTGCGGCGTAGTAGAGGGCTCCGGCCAGGGTGCGCAGGTCTGGGACGTGTCCGGCGTCGACGCAGGCGGTCAGGGACATGTTGATGACGGTGGCGCCGAGATTAGCGGCGTGGACGATGGATTTGGCCAGGGTCAGCAGGTTGGCGGCGCTTTTGTCTTCGGGGGTGAGGTTTTGGTTGTCCGGCGTGGAGTCGTAGTCCCATTGGGCCGACAGCTGCCGGATGGACATGATGTTCGCGCCGGGTGCGACCCCGACGAAGCCGTCGTTGACTGAGGGTTGGCCGGCGATGATGCCGGCGACCAACGTGCCGTGGTGGTCGCAGTCGGTCAGTCCGTTTCCGCCTCGGTCGACGTAGTCGCCGCCGGGAATCACGCCTGGCAGGCGGCTCACCTGTTGCACGCCGGAGTCGATCACGGCGACGGTTTGTCCGTCACCGCGGGCGAAGGTGTGCAGTTTGGTGACGTTGAAGGCTTCTTGTGCTGGGATGCTGGTGAATTGGGAGTTGGCCAGGACCGCCGACTGGCCGCAGACGTGGACCTGTTTCATTGCGTAGACCGGCCCTGGTGGGGTGTCTGGTGGGGCGATGTCGGCGGCGGCGTCGAAGCCCCATGGGGTGGTCGCTGCGGCGCTGGGCATCCACAGCAGGGTTGTCAGGAGCGCCACCACGGCGGCGGCGAGCAGTTTTCTCACGGTGGTCACCAGGCCCGGAAGATGTGGTAGAGGCCCATGAAGGACCATCCGAGGATGAAGTAGGGCAGGAAGTACACGATGCCTTCGAGGATGTCGATGCACCGCTTCACGGTGTTGCTGGTTAGTGAAATCTGCCTGATCGACACGATGGCGGCCAGGGCGGCGGTCAGCGTCAGCGCGGCGACGATGACGGCCACGTTGAGTGTCAGGCCGGTGCCGGCGACCGAGCCGGCGATGAAGGCGATCATCGTGGTTGTTGCGGCGATCCAGAGTGCGGTCTGCAGCGCGGCGTCGTCGGCGCACAGTCCACGAAAGACGAGTGCCACGGCGATGAGTACGACGAAGGCGGCGGCGAGCCACCATGTCACTTGGGGGCTGGAGTCCGCAAGGGCGGGGCGTCGGCCGACGAAAAATGCTGCGGTAGCGATGATTGCGCAGAATCCGATGGTGACCGCCAGGATGGCGTATCGCGATGCTCCGACGCGTTCTTTCTGGTGGAAGATCGAGTCGAGGGTTTCGTCTTTCTGGGTGATCAGTGGGAGTTTGGAGACATCGCCTTTGAGGTTCTTGATGTAGGACTCGCCGTTGGCTGCGATGTACGGCAGGTTGATCTTGGCCAGGCTCAATGCGATCTGATCTGACTTGGACAGTACGGCCAGGCCCAGTGCCATCGTCTGCGCGGCGATCACCATTGGCGACCAGGGGTAGGCGGCCGACAGCAGCGGTGCCACCGCGGCCAACAATGAAGCAGAGGCGACTGTGACGTGGATCAGCGGATAGCGTTTGGTGGCTCCGTAGAAGATCACCGACATGGTGGCCAGGACCACCGAGACCACGACGATGGTGTACGCCGAGAACGCTCGAGGAATCACGACCGCAGCCGCAGCGGCCACCAACCCGTATCCGACCCAAAAGCCCCATTGGGGCACCGATTTCGTGTCGGGGTCATCCCCGTAATCGCAGACGAAGGTGATGGCGAACATCAGTGCCGCGGCGGCAATCAGCCCGCCGACGATGCTGTATCGCGCCAGCGCGGGCAGGTGCGGATGCTGCGCGGCGAAGGCGACGAGGCCGATCAGTGCCAGGGCCGCGCAGACCAGCAGGACCGCAGCCGACAGTGGCCGCGAGTAGCGGGAGGACCAGGACGCGAACTGGGTTGTCTGGTGTTTCGCGATGAACTCGGCGTGGTCGTCGATCAGTTCCGGATACACCTCGGTGGGGTTGCCCCTTTTCAGGAAGATTCGGTCACCGGACCTGACCCCTGCGTCGTCGAGGGTCTCCTCAGCCGCGATCGATTCCCCGCCCAGGCGCTCCAGATGCCATGCGACGGTGCGCTTCTCGGCGTCGCTGGCCGTGGCCGGGCCGGTAAAGAACTCGGTGTCCCGGCCGCTGCTAGCTAGGGCGCTTTTGAACCGGTCGACGAGATCGGACATCATTGCCGCCGATGGCGTGAACCTGGGGAGCACCATGTCGATGGAGTGACGCGGGATCGTCACCGACACGCTCACTCGGTCTTCATCGTTGATCGTCGTCGACACGGTCAGTGAACTTTCTGCTCGTTACCGGCACCGTCGAGCTGCTTGCGTCGCGGTGGTGGTGCTTGGAACCCCATCGTTTCCAGTGCTTTTCGTGTGATGATTCGCTCGCCGACGACCTTTTCGTACTCGTCGCGGTACTCACCGTCCGCATCGGCCAGATCACCGCCGAGTTCGGCCAGCGCCGCGGCTTCTTGCTCGCGCAGCGACGCGATCTCCTCTTCGAGGTCGTCGGTCTGTGCCTTCAACTGATCGGCGTATTGGGCCGCTAGCTGCTTTCGCTCGGCCTCATTCTGCTCTTTTACGCTGCGTCGCAGTTCTTTTGCCCGTTGATCAGCGTCGGCGAGGATCTGGGCGGCCTGCGCCGAGGCCTCGGCTCGGCGCTGTTTGGCCGCTTCGGACAGCTCACGCAGGGCTTGCTTCTTCTCTGCGCCTACGGTCTCGCGGGCGTTGCGCAATTTCTCTGTGGCCGTGGCGATTTGCTCCTGGATCGGTCCCAGCGGGCCGAGGGTTGCCGAGCGGACTTCGTCGCGGCGGCGAGCCGCCGAGCCCAGGCGTTCGCGGACCTTGTGCATGTAGGTGTCGATATCCATCTCACAGCTCCTTGTCGTCGGCGCCGGCCTGCAGCTCGTGGTTGGCGACGGCTAGGTCGGGCAGTTTGTCCATCAGCAGCGCTGCGGCCCGTTCGAATTGGCGGCGGGTGTCTTTGCGTAGCAGTTTCAGGTTGATTTCTCCCCCGGCCGCCAGATGCTCGTCCTGGGGAATCTCGACCAGGCAGGTCGATGGGTCGTTCCGGGTTGAAAGCTGCTGCACGAGAACGTTTTGGGTGGCTTCGACGTTGATGACGACGTCCTTACCCGGGGCGGCGTTGTTCCACAGCAGCACCGTGCGGGCGAGCAAGTTCTGGTACCGCGACTCCCGAATCAGGTCGATGGCCCGTTTGGTGGCGTCAACACTTAACGCGTTGGGCGTGGTCACGAGCACCAGGGCGTGCGCGGTCTGGATCGTCGGCCAGAACGTGGGCACTCGACGATCTGGGCTCGTATCGATGAGGTTGACCATGTACTCGTGGTGCAGCGTCTCAAGGATCTGATGGAACTCCTTTTCATCAAGCTTGTAGTCCTGCAGGTGCTGGGCAGCCACGAGCGCCTGCAATCCAGCACTGTTGGAGTACAGCTGCACTTTGACTTCGCTGCCCGACAGGGACTGCTCGTGCTTGGCGCGCTCCTGCACCGAGCCCAGGAACAGGCGTGCGTCGGAGGTCACGGACCGGTTCTGTTCGACGGGCATGCGGCGACGCAGCGACCCGTCGGTGGCGCTGTCGAAGGCCACCGTGTCACTGACGTGGCGGTACTTGGCCAGCGTGGACCCGAGGGTGATCGTCGACGTCGACTTACCCACACCGCCTTTGAGGGAGATGACGGGCACGTTCTGGGGGTAGGCCAGCTTGCGCATGATGCGCAGCACATCGCGGTCAAATTCTTGCTCTTTGGCCGATTTTGACAGCTTGATCCCGATTTTGGCCAGGCCTCCCCGCCAGCCCTGCTTGGGACCTTCCTTTTCGGCGTTGGCTGTCGACCATGCCGAGTCGTCGGTGACCACCGCCACCGAAGCAGCTTGCTGTCGCGGCTGCCCTGTGGGTGCGGGTGCTGGGCGCTGCACGGGTGGGCCGTAGTAGCCGTCGGGGGCCGGCGGTGGGGCGTAGCCGGGGGGAACCGGCGGTGGGCCAGCCGGCCGCGGCGGCGCCTGATGGGGGCCAGGGGCGGGTGCGTGTCGTTGGGGGTCGACGCGATCCCATTGCCCGGTGTCTCCCTGCTGCGGTAGCGGCACCGGGAAGCCGGCGCGGCTGTAGTCCGCTGGCGGTTGGGCCGACGGCCACGGCACCTGGGGCTGGAACGGCGGCGGACTGGGGTCAGCGGGGCGGGGTGCTGCGGGCCAGTCAGCTGGCGGGCCCTGCGGCGCTGGTGCGGCGTGCTGGCCCTCGTACGGATCGTCGTGTTGTGTCATGGTGCCCTCCTGAAAATCGATCTATGGCCTAGTTGTGGAATTCGGTGACCCAGTTACCCGCCTCGTCGCGGCCCGAGGTGAAAAGTGTTGTCCCGCTGGGCAGTAGAGCGCGCGGGTCGAGCTTTCCTTGCCACCCCATGGCGCGCATGACGATCTCCATGTACGACACTCGCGCCAGATAGGACGCTGCGGTGGCGTGGGTGCCGGGAAGGTCGAGCGCGTTTCCGCGGCGGTCGGTCAGGGTGGACACCGGTTCCCCCGAGGCGCCGTCGATGGTTACGGGGCGCAGCAGTTCGGGTTCGGAGGCCGCTGCAGTCAGCGCCTTGGCCTCATGGCGGAGGCGTTCGCGCCAATGGTGGTGACCGTTGGTTCCCGCTGCCTCGATTCGCGACTGGGGCTGGCGGGGGTCGATCGGAGTGCCGCCGGGTCCTGCCACGGTGAGCATTTGGGCGATGTCGGCCGGACCGATAGTGGCAACCCTGTGGTTGTTGTCCGCGCCGTGCTGCTGCTCGGGTGCCGCGGCGAGCCCCGGGGCCACATCGGCCTGGGCGGCGCCGGCGCGTGGCGCGCGGTGTTGGCGCCAGGGCGCCAGTCGACTCAGGATCGTCTGCACGGAGGCGGCGGCGGGCGGCGCCAACGTCTCGTTGGTTTGATCGTCGACCGTATTGACCACGGCCGCCAGTGCTGCGCTCTGGGCCGTATCGGGCACAACGCCGGGTGTTGCCGTGGCGGCAGCCATGTTGGCGGCGGCAGTTCCGCCGAGCATCATGCCGCCGGCAAGGAGTTTGTCGTTAGTCATCTTCTTGACCTGCTCGCGAGTCTGCTGGGCCCATTGCGATCCTCGTTGCCGTGCACGGGAAATCATTCGGTCGACGGCGGTGGCCTCTGGATTCAGGCCACCCGGGAAGACCAGGGACCACCACCGGGAGGGGTCGCCTTCGCGTGGGGTGGCGCCGGAGGCGGATTTGAGCAACCAGTCTTTGATCGGGCCGAATTTCTTCTCCAGGGCCCACACCAAGACGGAGAGCATGTGGTAGGCCGCGATAAGGGCTGCGAATTGCACCAGCGTCGAGTCCGAGACTGCTTGCGCGATCGCCACCGCAGCTTTTGGCCCTAGGCGGGCGACCGTCAAGATTCCTGACGCGACGATCAGATTGGCGAGTGCCGAAACCATGAAACCGAGGAATTCGTCGAAGGGGCGGTCCTTCCAGGCAGCGACCGCAGCCCCCCAGCCAGCGGCGGCGAACCGGATGATCGCTAACACCAGGTGACTGGCAAAGGTGAGGAAGACGACGAAGGAGAACCGGACGTAGATGTACACCGGTACGAGCGCCAGGATGGTCATGACGAACGCGATGCCGACGTTTTGCGACGCCTGAACCTGATCTGGGTTCAGGCATGTCATTGGCTCACCGAGCTCGATCAGCCTCGCCCATTGTTTCGCGCAGTCCAGGGGCAGTTGAGAGCCGTAGTTCAGCATCCACGTGAGCGGGCGCAGGAAGTTGGTGAGCACCGAGTTGTCGGACCCGTTGGTGACAACATCACCGGGCTGGTAGTGGGAGCCGTCCCCTGTGGTGGTGCTGGCGCCGGGTTGCAAGGTGACGGCTTCGACACCGGCGGCGTCGTGTTCGAAACCTCCTAGCAGCTTGACCCAGATAGTCAGAACGTTGAGCAGGCTGCCGGCCGGGTTGTAGAGCAGCGCCAGAATCAGTACGTACAAGCCCACCGAGGCGACGGTGCGTTGCACGATGCCTTTGAGGGCCTCGTCGGCGTTGCGGGCGCGGATCGTGATCATGACGACCGTCGCGAGCAGCACGACCCCCAGGAGCACTGTCGGCGAGACGTACTCGAACAACGCGCCGGTGACGCTCGTCCAGGCTTTCTGGATCGGTTTGAGCCACGACCCTGGGTTGACCACAAAGTCGACGATCTGCGCGGCGTAGGCCGCAGGAACGATGACCAACAGGTAGACGATGTCGCTGGTGATCCAGGCGAAGAATTCGCCCGGGCCCCATCCGCCGTCGAGGAGTAGCCGGTAATGCTGAATCTTCGCGCCGTTGCGGTCGATCAGGTTCAGCGGGGCCAGGACCCAGTTAGCCCACACGATGCCGGCCTTGCACATTGGCGCGGTGTTCGTCGACGCGCACGATCTTGTCGGCGCTGGTGTCGGCGGCTGCCGCGCGGCTTGGGATGAACGGCAGGTATGTCTGCACTTTCCCGACGGACCTGCCGTCATACCAGAGCATCTCGCCCTCGCGGCCGGGCTGCACTTTGTTCGGCTCACGCGCATCGCCTGCCAACGGGGACAGCTCGCGTGAAATCAGATTCATCGCCGTTGGTGTGGGTGTGATGTGGACCTTGCGCAGTGCTGGCACGGCATTTTCTTGGGCACGTTGACGGAACGTTCCGCGTTTGGTGACCAGATCAAGGCCATCGCCGAGATGCTGCACCGCCTGGGTGCTCACCATCACGATGTTTTTGAACTTGCGGCCTTTGAGATTCGTGTCGGACAGGATGTTGCGCTTGATGATGGGCGCGTTGACGGAGTGCGCTTCGTCAACTCCGAAAAGATTGACCAAGGCGGACCGGTCGAAGTAGTACTTGGCCAGGGCAGCGATGGTGGTAAATGCCGCGGTGGCGATACGGCCACTGATCGGGGTTTCGGTTTCGCCTTCACGCAGTGCGAATTGGCGGGTGTTGAACACCACGAAGCGTGAACGATCTGCCCGAAACGCCGGGAGGTCTATGACATTTCCGGTATCGATGTCGACCGGGTCCAGGAGGCACGCGGCCTCGGGCAGACCTTTGATCGAGTTGAATGCGCGCCGCAGGCGCCTCGCGGTCTCATCGCTCTGTACGGCGATGTGCTCGAACACCTGACGGGTCGTGCGCAGACCTGGTGCGGAGGTTACTGGGCTGTGGTGCACTTCCCGGTAGGCCGGCGTGACCACCATCGCGAGCCGTTCGTATTCATCGGTGTTCAGTTCCACGCCCAACAGGGGGCACCACGTGTCCAGCCATGCGATGGTCGCCTCATTCGGCGGGAGGCACTTGAGCAGATCGAGCGATACATGACTGTTGGCCAGGTCGACGATCACAGTGTCGCGGTCTGGGAATTGCCCTGCGAACACCTCCATTTCGCCGGTGGGATCGAGTAACCAGACAATGCCGAAAAGGTCGTACACCGCGGCGGCGATGGATTTGAAGAACATCGACTTGCCGACGCCTTGCTCGCCGAAAACCAGGATCGAGCCGTCCCCCACGGCGGTGGGGTTGATCAAGTCGGTGTACACGACTTGGCCGAGACTGTTCTCCATGTTCACCCCGATCGGCCAGCCGAACGGGTCGCCCAGGGTTTGGCGGCGCAGCGGCAGGCAAGCGCCGATTAGCGCCGGTGTCGCGCTGAGTCTGCTGTCGTCGATCACGGGTCCTGCTGTCGTGCAGGGAAGCATCTTCTGCCACAGCTCAACTTGTGATCCCACGTAACGGTAGAGCTGGAAGCCGTCGTCACTATCGTCATCGGAAGCTGCCATGGTGTCGATCAGCTTTTGGACGTTCTGTTCAAGGGTGTGGTAGTTGGCCGCGCCGAAAACGAAAGACGTGTGCACATGTGCCCACACATTCTCACCAATGACGAACGGGTAGAGGTTCCGGAGTTGGGCATCGTTGTCCGCGTACTCGGTCGCATCGAATTCCGACTGCGACAGTGCCGCGTCATCGGAGTCGTTCCGCCGCTGAGCTTTTCCGAAGTCCTTCGCGATCTCGTTCGACGTCTTCTGCTCGAACGTGATTCGCATGACCACATCGGCGTCTAGACCGTGGAAGCCGTCCACCAGCCCCGTCATCTTCTGGATGGCGTAGGAACCCTGCACCGACGGGCCAGAGGCCACGGTCAGTATGGCCTGGTATGTGGTGTAGCCGTCAGGAAAATCCGTAGTGCGGCGGCCTGGGTTGTGCACGGCGATGCTGCCTTCTCGCCGCAGAGACCGGTATCGGTGCACGATCCCATCGCGGAAAATCCGACGAAGCCGATCGATGCGGCCGCCTGACTGCTCAGCACAGCGAGCTATGAACATGTCCGCCAGTGCGTCGGCCTCGTGTCCTGTGGTGATGGTGACGAGCGGGAAGTTGTTGTTGCCCCGCTTCATTGTCTGGACCTGGTTGCGGCCGGGCAGATGCGGAACGGTGGCGCCGCTCAATCCCAGCGAGCCTGCGCGCTCCCACATCCATTCCAGGTCCTCTGGATTAGTTCGGACTGGTCTGATTTCCCGGGGGATGGCCTCCCATATCCGACGCTCGCGCGTCTGGACCTCGTCCATTCCGACGCCCGCCTGGCTGTTAGCTAAACCGGCTGTATCGAGCCATTTTTCGAAGAGATTGAGGTCTGCCGAGCCGATCTTGAGTTCAAGCCAGAACGGCCGTTCGTAGCTGTTGAGCACACCCGACTTGTACATATTGTTGAACTGGGTGAGCCCTTCGAATGCTCCCTTGTAGCGATCTTGTTCGTACCGAGCCCACTCGGGGACGTGGTCGATGCAGCGCCGCGTCAGCGTTTCCGCCGGGACCTTAACCTTGACGCCTCGTAGGTAAACCTCTTTGATGAAGCCGAGGCTGGCTAGCTTTCCGAGCAGGCGTGCGTTTCCTTGTTGCGCGCCTCCGACAGAGTCGGTGTCGTGGCTGTTGAAGTTGATGCCTTCCACGAGGTAGTTCACGGATACATCGCCGTTTTTCAGAATGACGACATTTCCCTGTCTAGCCGAAATCGGGTCTGGCCATTTCCAGTTGTTTGACCATTCCGGGTCCTTGAGGCGCCGGCGTAGAAGTCCCAACTGTGTTCCTTCCCTCAATGCAATACCAGGGCGGTGCGGTGCCATTGCTGTCAGCCAGCGCGCCGTTAACAGCGCGACGGCAGCCAGCGCGGCTGCGGCGATGCTGCCGACGAGCGTTTGATCCAGATTCACCGCGACGACGAGTAAAAGGACCGCGCTCAGTGCTGCGGCGCCAGTTATCACTCCGACACGTATGCCCAGGATCGACCACACGTAAGGCTCTCGCCGCCCACGGACTGTGAACAACCACACGCGGCGCATCCAGTTCCTTCCCGTCGCACTCGGTACAAATAATCGTCGCACGCGGTTCGGGGTACTTGTCCGCTTAAGTCGGCTGGCTGGGTAGTGACTTGTGAAATTTCTCGTGCCGCCGCGCTCGCGGCTGGGTTAGCTCCGGGATGTCTGCGCTTCTAGATTCTTGCGCTGCGGCGGGCGGCGCTAATCCGTCCCGGCTGGGATGATTCCGTGTTATGCCTGCGTGGCGTCCTGGCGCCAGTTGTGCGCGTTGCGCCTGTGTTCACGTTTCCGGATTCTGCGTCGAGTGTGCCGTTGTTGTGCGCTTCTTCGCTGGTCAATCGGCGTCGGCTTGAGACTTCGGTAAGTGCGGCCTGGTGGTGATATTTCCCAGCTCTGCGCCCAAATAGTGACCCATCTATACGGGTCTCCGCACCGGGTTTAGGCGGCCCAATTGTCGCCCCGGTACTGTCGTTCCAGCTCAGCCGGTGGCATGCACTCAAAACGCTCCCGCCTGCATGTTTTGCGAATTCCCGCGCCACTTTGGGGGTCACTTTGGCCCCAATTGTGACTTAGCTCGCGGCCCAATTATCACTTCATGGCCGCCCCAACGGTGCCTTCGCTGCCCAGTTCGGGCCATGCCCATTAAGCGGACAAGTTGGGTTTCTCGGCCCTTAGAATCACTGGTAGCCGGCCGTCGGCGGGCCCTTGATCAGGAGTGTTTCTTTTGGAGGCATACCTCTACTCTCAGCACCTCGGTGATACGCCTCTACTTCTCACCGAGGCGCTGATTGATATCTCCGATCTGGCAAGTCGCGGTGTGCTCGACCAGAACAGCTCGGTATGGATTAGCGCCCATTCCCCTAAGCCGGATATGTGGATGCTCACGGAGCGGTCGAGTTACGCCTACATTCACCAAGCCCGGACACCGGGATTTGTCAGGGTCAATAAATCAGGCATCCGTTGGGCAACGGATTGGGATTCAACGCTTGGCAATGCGGCCTTGACCTTGGCGGCGAAAGAAATCACGGTTTCCGATGAAGATGACGTCAATATCACGTTGATTGTGAAACATCGTGTTCAGGGTCAATCGGTGACAATCATTAAGCCCGATGGGACCAAGGGGAAGCTCACCGGTGGGTGCTACACGTTTGGTGGCTTCACTGTGATTGACCTACTTTCTTATGAGTCCCGTCCCCTGCGTGAAGCCGACAGCTACGAGCGCAATCATGCGAATCACATGGGCGCTCATCACATCCTGCGCAGCGTTCCCAAGAACAAGCGTCGTGAACTTTCCAGGTATATCGACGCGATGCGATTTCCTATCAGCGATCAAGAATTGGCGGCATTGCAAGATGTTCACTTGCAGATGCGCAGCATCTCAGCGAACTTCGTGAGCAATCTGCGCGCTCGCTTCGCCGAACGAGGCGCACCCGACGATCTTCTATCGGGCGGCCAGGTGGTCACTGATGGATAATCTTTCCCACGTCCAGGCTGTCGAGGATGTCGCTGACAGCCCATTGCCGCTGATCGGTGACCGCCATACGCAATGGGACCTGCATGGTGTACCAGGTACTTTCCGACGCTCCACCGCGAATCGTAGCGAGCACATCAACGGTGTCTCCGGGCGAAGGCTGCGTGGGCACCGCACCTTTCGAAAAGATCATCTGAACATTGACGGAAGCAAATGGACTGGGGCGGAACGGCTTTTCCACACCGGACCGAACCCGCTCCGAAAATGGTCCGGTAACAAGGCGTCCCAGGTCCTGGTCGGGTCCCTGCACATAATAGGCGGAGGCAAACTTCGCGATCGACTTCCCAAGCGAAGAGTTCACATCGACCGCGACGGTGTATCCCGGTCCAACCTGCATCGCCCGGTTCTGGGAATTCTCGAATCGTGGAAGTGCCGTAGCTTTGTACGCTCCCCCGGAGGACAGAACGTTCACGACCATGGTGCCGAACTGAACGACGCCCGACCCGGGCGCGGAGTAGCCCACCAAAATCTTGGCTTCCCATTCGGCGGAATCTGCCTGTTCAGCAACGCGTTTGACTGTGGTCAGGTGGGTACTGGTGACATTCCAGGGAGTTTCCGCGAGGGACACCGCACGCGGGTCTACCACCATCGTGGCCAGCGTTTTGCGATCCTGCTCACCCGACCCGGTAAGGGAGAGGCGGACGAGCTGGTCGGCGAAAAGCTCAACCTGGTTGGTGACGGTGTTGAGATGCACGTAGCTAGCCATTGGCGGGGGTTGTTTGGAGTGGGCGTTCCATCCCGCCCAGCCGGCGACGATCAGCGCCAAGGGGCCGCACAGCACGCAAATGGCGAAAAGCAGTCCCGCGTACCGGTTTCGGCTTGGGTCAAGGAATCTGAGCATAGGGAAATTTTACTGCCGCTAGGAGGGCCAAGTGTCGCCTGAAGGTTTCAGCATTCCCCGGATTCAGTTGCCTCAGATCGGTCAGCCTGATCCGCCGTCGCCTCCGCGCGCGGATGAGGGTTCGGTGCGCAGGGCCGATGATCACTTCGAGCGCTTCGCGCGATTCATTGATGGCGGCGAGGGGCTGGACCGGCTGATCGACGGCGTGCAGCGGGACACGGTGGGCAGCGACGGGCGTACGCCTGATCAACGAGAGGCCGAAGCAGAACAGGCTCACCAGGAATCGGTGTTGGAGCGAAATGCCATCGCAGTGCCCAAGACTGCGCGGCGGATGCGAGGGTTTTTCGACGACGATGAGGATGATGACGTGGTTGACGTGGTCTCCCCCACGGAATTTCCCGAGACTCCCGCGCTGACGCCGCCCGCCGGCGCTCCGGCGAGTCAACATGACGATTCGCTGCCCGACTGGCCCGCCCGGCACGTGCTCGATGATGACGAAGCGGACGCCGATGACGACTTTCCCGATCCCGGCGATTCCTACGATCCAGATGGGGGAGACAGTGAGGATGATGGCGAGGAATCGCCGCGCGGGGACGCCCCGGGCGCTGATCCCACCGTTCCCCCGCCGGGTTCATTGTGGGACAGCACGCATGGCTCCACCGACACCTACGATCCCGGCACGATCGTTGTTGATCCGCCGCCGCCCCGCGCCGAACCTGGAGCCATCAGCCGATGGATTCAAGACCAGTACGAGCGGCGCTGGGTTCCTTTGCGCCTGC from Mycolicibacterium sp. TY81 harbors:
- the mycP gene encoding type VII secretion-associated serine protease mycosin — translated: MTTVRKLLAAAVVALLTTLLWMPSAAATTPWGFDAAADIAPPDTPPGPVYAMKQVHVCGQSAVLANSQFTSIPAQEAFNVTKLHTFARGDGQTVAVIDSGVQQVSRLPGVIPGGDYVDRGGNGLTDCDHHGTLVAGIIAGQPSVNDGFVGVAPGANIMSIRQLSAQWDYDSTPDNQNLTPEDKSAANLLTLAKSIVHAANLGATVINMSLTACVDAGHVPDLRTLAGALYYAAVVKNVVIVAAAGNTGGETCKANPEYDPNNPGDPRNWTAAQSVALPAYFDAFVLSVGGTTLTGDPYANSMPGPWVGVGAPAVEIASLDPSEPQPGALVNALVKDGNPIPLNGTSYAAAYVSGLAALIRELHPELTANQVIARIKRTAHSPANSITNILGAGIVDPVAALTNKLEPGPIVAAGIPSKVAEKYAPPPPPDTMARNITAGAIATAIVILSAATIIGLARRKKAK
- the eccD gene encoding type VII secretion integral membrane protein EccD, yielding MTIPRHSIDMVLPRFTPSAAMMSDLVDRFKSALASSGRDTEFFTGPATASDAEKRTVAWHLERLGGESIAAEETLDDAGVRSGDRIFLKRGNPTEVYPELIDDHAEFIAKHQTTQFASWSSRYSRPLSAAVLLVCAALALIGLVAFAAQHPHLPALARYSIVGGLIAAAALMFAITFVCDYGDDPDTKSVPQWGFWVGYGLVAAAAAVVIPRAFSAYTIVVVSVVLATMSVIFYGATKRYPLIHVTVASASLLAAVAPLLSAAYPWSPMVIAAQTMALGLAVLSKSDQIALSLAKINLPYIAANGESYIKNLKGDVSKLPLITQKDETLDSIFHQKERVGASRYAILAVTIGFCAIIATAAFFVGRRPALADSSPQVTWWLAAAFVVLIAVALVFRGLCADDAALQTALWIAATTTMIAFIAGSVAGTGLTLNVAVIVAALTLTAALAAIVSIRQISLTSNTVKRCIDILEGIVYFLPYFILGWSFMGLYHIFRAW
- a CDS encoding AAA family ATPase → MTQHDDPYEGQHAAPAPQGPPADWPAAPRPADPSPPPFQPQVPWPSAQPPADYSRAGFPVPLPQQGDTGQWDRVDPQRHAPAPGPHQAPPRPAGPPPVPPGYAPPPAPDGYYGPPVQRPAPAPTGQPRQQAASVAVVTDDSAWSTANAEKEGPKQGWRGGLAKIGIKLSKSAKEQEFDRDVLRIMRKLAYPQNVPVISLKGGVGKSTSTITLGSTLAKYRHVSDTVAFDSATDGSLRRRMPVEQNRSVTSDARLFLGSVQERAKHEQSLSGSEVKVQLYSNSAGLQALVAAQHLQDYKLDEKEFHQILETLHHEYMVNLIDTSPDRRVPTFWPTIQTAHALVLVTTPNALSVDATKRAIDLIRESRYQNLLARTVLLWNNAAPGKDVVINVEATQNVLVQQLSTRNDPSTCLVEIPQDEHLAAGGEINLKLLRKDTRRQFERAAALLMDKLPDLAVANHELQAGADDKEL